A genomic segment from Salvia splendens isolate huo1 chromosome 13, SspV2, whole genome shotgun sequence encodes:
- the LOC121762577 gene encoding 3-hydroxy-3-methylglutaryl-coenzyme A reductase-like: MEGRLRQSKSKAAAAAAAADEKASDAVSVPVYLTNAFFFTVFFSVVYFLLLRWREKIRNSTPLHVVSLSDIGAIVTFVASFIYLVGFFGIGFVQSIIIPRAPIDEDDEEEFDRLMVKEDSPKLPCAAAAPAPKSDDDILKIAKKTEVSADDEEIIKSVVEGKIPSYALESKLGDCHRAAAIRREALQRITGKSLEGLPLEGLDYESILGQCCEMPVGYVQIPVGIAGPLLLDDCEYSVPMATTEGCLVASTNRGCKAIYASGGATSSLYRDAMTRAPVVRFCSSKRAAQLKLFLEDPLNFETLSLVFNSSSRFGRLQSIKCAVAGKNLYIRFSCSTGDAMGMNMVSKGVQNTLDFLTNQFPDMDVMGISGNYCSDKKPAAVNWIEGRGKSVVCEAVIQGDIVNKVLKTDVASLVELNMLKNLTGSAVAGALGGFNAHASNIVSAIYIATGQDPAQNIESSHCITMMEAVNDGKDLHVSVTMPCIEVGTVGGGTQLASQSACLNLLGVKGANKEAPGSNARLLATIVAGSVLAGELSLMSAITAGQLVKSHMKYNRSNKDVVNIKS; encoded by the coding sequence ATGGAAGGCCGCCTCCGCCAGTCAAAGTCTAAAGCGGCAGCCGCAGCCGCAGCCGCTGATGAGAAGGCATCCGACGCCGTATCGGTACCAGTGTACCTGACAAACGCCTTCTTCTTCACTGTGTTCTTCTCGGTGGTATACTTTCTGCTTCTCCGGTGGCGGGAAAAGATCCGTAACTCAACACCTCTCCACGTGGTTAGTCTCTCTGATATTGGAGCCATCGTGACGTTCGTGGCCTCATTCATCTACCTTGTTGGCTTCTTCGGCATTGGCTTCGTCCAGTCCATCATCATTCCCCGCGCTCCAATTGACGAAGATGACGAGGAAGAATTCGACCGGTTGATGGTGAAAGAGGATTCACCGAAACTCCCCTGCGCTGCAGCCGCTCCCGCTCCCAAATCCGACGATGATATTCTTAAGATTGCTAAGAAGACTGAGGTTAGCGCCGACGACGAGGAAATTATCAAGTCGGTAGTGGAGGGGAAGATCCCCTCTTATGCTCTAGAATCAAAGCTGGGAGACTGCCACCGTGCGGCCGCCATCCGCCGCGAGGCATTGCAACGCATCACAGGAAAATCCCTGGAGGGGCTGCCGCTGGAGGGCTTGGATTACGAGTCGATTCTTGGACAGTGCTGTGAAATGCCTGTGGGGTATGTGCAGATTCCAGTGGGCATTGCTGGGCCGCTGTTGTTGGACGATTGTGAGTACTCTGTTCCAATGGCGACCACAGAGGGCTGTTTAGTAGCCAGCACCAACAGAGGGTGCAAAGCTATATATGCCTCCGGAGGGGCCACCAGCTCCCTTTACAGAGACGCCATGACAAGGGCTCCTGTCGTCCGCTTCTGCTCTTCCAAGAGGGCTGCTCAGCTTAAGCTTTTCCTTGAAGATCCTCTTAATTTTGAGACCCTCTCCCTCGTCTTCAACAGCTCCAGCAGATTCGGAAGGCTGCAGAGCATCAAATGCGCCGTCGCTGGCAAGAATCTCTACATTCGATTCTCATGCAGCACGGGCGACGCCATGGGAATGAATATGGTTTCTAAGGGTGTTCAAAACACCTTGGACTTCCTTACCAACCAGTTCCCTGATATGGATGTCATGGGTATTTCTGGAAACTACTGCTCCGATAAGAAGCCTGCTGCAGTCAACTGGATTGAAGGGCGTGGCAAGTCAGTTGTGTGTGAGGCCGTAATCCAAGGAGACATTGTCAATAAGGTGCTCAAGACTGATGTTGCTTCCTTGGTGGAGCTTAACATGCTCAAGAATCTCACTGGCTCCGCTGTGGCTGGAGCTCTTGGGGGCTTCAATGCTCATGCTAGCAACATTGTATCTGCAATCTACATAGCCACCGGACAGGATCCAGCACAAAACATTGAGAGCTCCCACTGCATAACCATGATGGAAGCTGTCAACGATGGCAAGGACCTTCACGTCTCAGTCACCATGCCTTGTATTGAGGTCGGGACAGTGGGTGGTGGCACTCAACTCGCCTCTCAGTCCGCTTGCCTCAATCTGCTCGGTGTCAAGGGAGCCAATAAGGAGGCTCCTGGATCCAACGCCCGCCTTTTGGCCACCATTGTCGCCGGCTCAGTTCTTGCAGGAGAATTGTCTCTCATGTCTGCCATCACAGCCGGCCAACTAGTCAAGAGCCATATGAAGTACAACAGGTCTAATAAAGATGTTGTCAATATCAAGTCTTGA